The genomic DNA AACTGGTGGAAACGTTCCCGATATTAACTGCTATCCGCCAGAAAAAGTGGAATCTCTCCCTGCGAATATCCGGGATGAAGTGAAACAGTTCTGCGATTTTTCCCGACAGACTATCCAAGCAAATCAATTTTCCGTTGGGCGCTTCCTTGAGATTCGCGATGGCCAAAATTCCGATCCGACGCTCAAGCAACGCATCGATCGCGAATTGCTGCGACTGCAATCTCGCTAATAGCATATAACTCGTCAAATGTCTACATTTCTAAATCGGAGAAAGCCTTTCGCTTGGCATGAATATTCTTCATGTGCTTCTTGACGGTATTCAGCGTAATATACAGTTTATCTGCAATCTCCTTATAGGAGTAATTAGCTCGATAAAGTAACCAAACCTCGCCTTCGCGAGGCGTTAAATTGTATAGGTAGGCATCGTTAATTACTATCCTCTGGAGGGACTGATGACGATCTTCCAGAGTGACCAACAAGCAAGGACGCTCAATTTGCTCTAACTTCAGCCATCTCACTCGCACACGAAAATCGATCGAGTCTCCCTTGGAGATTTCCGACTCGATCGTCATTTTTCGATCCGGAAATAAATCGCGACTCTCGATCAGGGACTGGCAAACACGCCAAATTTCCTCTGGCACCAAGTTGTGTTTGTCGCTGACTTTGCGAAGTCGATCGCAAATCTTTGTAGCAGTTTGATTTGCGTGTAGCAATTCCCCTTGCTCTGTTAAAATCAAAATACCGTCAATAAACCCTTCCAACACTCCTTTTAAAAAGTAAGAAGTCTCGATATTCTGTAAAAAAGCAATTTTTGACTGTTTTGCTGGAATATTTGGTATTGCTGGGGCAGTTGTCAAAG from Aerosakkonema funiforme FACHB-1375 includes the following:
- a CDS encoding helix-turn-helix transcriptional regulator; translation: MKALTTAPAIPNIPAKQSKIAFLQNIETSYFLKGVLEGFIDGILILTEQGELLHANQTATKICDRLRKVSDKHNLVPEEIWRVCQSLIESRDLFPDRKMTIESEISKGDSIDFRVRVRWLKLEQIERPCLLVTLEDRHQSLQRIVINDAYLYNLTPREGEVWLLYRANYSYKEIADKLYITLNTVKKHMKNIHAKRKAFSDLEM